A region of Oncorhynchus masou masou isolate Uvic2021 unplaced genomic scaffold, UVic_Omas_1.1 unplaced_scaffold_3768, whole genome shotgun sequence DNA encodes the following proteins:
- the LOC135534666 gene encoding microtubule cross-linking factor 3-like, with protein sequence DEVEELRAEMEEVRDSYLEEEVYQVQELRRELDRSNKNCRILQYRLRKVEQKSLRVAQTGHVDGELLRNLEQDLKVAKDVSVRLHNELENVEDKRTRAEDENELLRQRIIEVEISKQALHNELDRNKE encoded by the exons gatgAAGTGGAGGAGCTGCGTGCGGAGATGGAGGAAGTCCGGGACAGTTACCTGGAAGAGGAGGTGTACCAGGTGCAGGAGTTACGCAGGGAGCTGGACCGCTCCAATAAGAACTGTCGGATCCTCCAGTACCGTCTCCGTAAGGTGGAACAGAAGAGCCTCAGAGTGGCCCAGACTGGACATGTAGATGGAGAGCTGCTACGCAACCTGGAACAGGATCTCAAG GTGGCCAAAGATGTGTCAGTGCGTCTGCACAACGAGCTGGAGAATGTAGAAGACAAGAGGACCAGGGCTGAAGATGAGAATGAGCTGCTGAGACAGAGGATCATCGAGGTGGAGATCTCTAAACAGGCTCTGCACAATGAACTGGACAGAAATAaagag